The following are from one region of the Pseudohongiella spirulinae genome:
- a CDS encoding type I secretion system permease/ATPase — MNNSNQSPRYTELFDALKSIRHYFIYAGVFSAAVNVLMLTPIIYMLQVYDRVISSGSLSTLSMLTLLLTFLMLAMGGFEWVRSMILIAASNRIEHQLRRRVFDATFKNALVTGGSGNTSQPLNDLSSLRQFLTGNGLFAFFDAPWFPIYVAIMFIFHPLFGWVAILAGIVMVILAWANEAVTTKRLKDANSKANMVSSQVNGSLRNAEVIAAMGMTEDIRQRQQTQANEVLMLQTDASRSAGALTSISKTFRMLVQSLILGLGALLALRQEISPGMMIAGSLLLGRALAPIDMLVGTWKGFSVARAQYERLGQLLQNIPPEQEHMSLPAPVGELTLEQVAVVPPGSRTPVVRGVTLAMSPGEALGIVGPSASGKSSLARAILGIWPTAGGHVRLDGADIGNWDRGQLGPYLGYLPQDIELFDGTISENICRFGEEDPEKIVVAAKLAGVHDLILRLPDGYDTKIGATGGALSGGQRQRIGLARAVYGNPRLLVLDEPNSNLDDQGEKELVAAIQRIKSQGCTIVVISHRTMVLHSMDKILVMKEGAPVSFGPKDQVLASLLGQSENRRAGNA; from the coding sequence ATGAATAATTCAAATCAATCACCACGCTACACTGAGTTGTTTGATGCGCTGAAATCCATCAGGCACTACTTTATCTATGCCGGTGTATTCAGTGCTGCTGTGAACGTGCTGATGCTGACGCCCATCATTTACATGTTGCAGGTTTATGATCGGGTCATATCCAGCGGGAGCCTCTCGACTCTGAGTATGCTGACACTGCTGTTGACTTTCCTGATGCTGGCGATGGGCGGGTTTGAATGGGTGCGGTCCATGATTCTGATCGCCGCCAGTAACCGGATTGAACATCAGCTGCGAAGACGTGTATTTGATGCAACTTTCAAAAATGCCCTCGTTACCGGCGGCAGTGGCAATACCAGTCAGCCCCTGAACGACCTCTCCAGTCTGCGCCAGTTTCTGACCGGCAATGGCCTGTTCGCCTTTTTTGATGCGCCATGGTTTCCGATCTATGTGGCCATCATGTTTATATTCCATCCGCTATTCGGCTGGGTTGCGATTCTGGCTGGTATTGTGATGGTCATCCTGGCCTGGGCCAATGAGGCCGTCACCACCAAACGCCTTAAAGACGCTAACTCTAAAGCCAATATGGTCAGCAGCCAGGTGAACGGCAGCCTGCGCAACGCAGAAGTTATCGCTGCGATGGGTATGACCGAAGATATCAGGCAGCGCCAGCAGACGCAGGCCAATGAGGTTCTGATGCTGCAGACAGATGCCAGCCGCTCAGCGGGCGCCCTGACCAGTATTTCGAAAACGTTTCGGATGCTGGTGCAGTCATTAATCCTGGGGCTTGGCGCATTGCTGGCACTGCGCCAGGAAATTTCGCCCGGCATGATGATTGCCGGATCACTGTTGCTGGGACGGGCGCTGGCGCCCATCGACATGCTGGTCGGCACATGGAAAGGTTTTTCTGTCGCCCGGGCTCAGTATGAGCGGCTTGGCCAGTTGTTGCAGAACATCCCGCCGGAACAGGAGCACATGAGCCTGCCCGCACCTGTCGGAGAACTGACACTGGAACAGGTAGCCGTTGTGCCTCCCGGCTCGCGAACTCCAGTGGTGCGAGGCGTCACGCTTGCAATGTCACCCGGTGAGGCTCTCGGCATTGTGGGGCCCAGTGCTTCTGGAAAATCATCACTGGCGCGCGCCATCCTGGGTATCTGGCCGACTGCCGGCGGCCATGTGAGGCTTGATGGCGCTGATATCGGCAACTGGGACCGCGGCCAACTCGGACCTTATCTTGGTTATCTACCTCAGGACATCGAACTGTTCGACGGTACCATCTCCGAGAACATTTGTCGCTTTGGTGAAGAAGACCCCGAAAAAATCGTGGTGGCAGCAAAACTGGCTGGCGTGCATGACCTCATCCTCAGACTTCCTGATGGATATGACACAAAGATAGGTGCCACGGGTGGCGCATTATCTGGCGGTCAACGTCAGCGAATTGGTCTGGCACGCGCCGTGTACGGAAATCCGCGGCTGCTGGTTCTTGATGAACCCAATTCCAACCTGGATGATCAGGGCGAAAAGGAGCTGGTGGCAGCCATTCAGCGCATCAAATCGCAAGGCTGCACAATCGTGGTTATTTCTCACCGGACCATGGTGCTACACAGCATGGATAAAATTCTGGTCATGAAGGAAGGAGCCCCGGTCAGTTTCGGTCCCAAGGATCAGGTGCTGGCCAGTCTGCTGGGTCAGTCTGAAAACCGTCGCGCCGGCAATGCTTGA
- a CDS encoding Crp/Fnr family transcriptional regulator, with translation MLVTPELLSTFPGLRPLPQTTLDQIARQSSVRKFARRGVVLKAGESEGCVCFLFEGRLQGVDFTIDGREVGLYFVEPGDFCGELAMFDNGVQPEFVIALTAAVTVFVPIDSLKQAALENPHLLQRLGERLAARVRQLTRQRSLLGLPNVSQRVCCQLWMLVPETERLSLQEAVIMNPPTHMEIAIMLSLSRESVSRVFQTLQTRQIVRRDGPGALVVIDTPTLKSLAEGSGEL, from the coding sequence ATGCTGGTCACCCCTGAGCTACTCAGCACCTTTCCCGGCCTGAGGCCACTACCGCAAACGACGCTGGATCAGATTGCCCGGCAGTCCAGTGTGCGCAAGTTCGCCCGCCGTGGTGTCGTGCTCAAGGCCGGAGAATCAGAAGGGTGCGTCTGCTTCCTGTTCGAGGGACGTTTACAGGGCGTTGATTTTACAATAGATGGCCGCGAGGTGGGACTTTACTTTGTTGAACCCGGTGATTTCTGTGGCGAGCTGGCCATGTTCGACAACGGCGTTCAGCCCGAGTTCGTCATTGCCCTGACCGCAGCAGTGACTGTGTTTGTCCCGATCGACAGCCTGAAACAGGCCGCGCTGGAGAACCCGCACCTGCTGCAGCGGCTGGGTGAACGCCTGGCGGCACGGGTGCGGCAGCTGACACGTCAACGCTCGCTGCTGGGTTTGCCCAACGTGAGCCAACGGGTTTGTTGCCAACTCTGGATGCTGGTACCTGAGACTGAAAGGCTTTCGCTCCAGGAGGCTGTCATCATGAATCCGCCAACGCATATGGAGATTGCCATCATGCTCAGCCTGAGTCGGGAAAGTGTAAGCCGGGTCTTTCAGACACTGCAGACCCGCCAGATCGTGCGGCGCGACGGCCCGGGTGCACTTGTCGTCATTGACACACCCACGCTGAAAAGTCTGGCTGAAGGAAGCGGAGAATTGTGA
- a CDS encoding FecR family protein, protein MNPHLVRILAATLTVCMASVGHAEMASDGQSAVGEVSLVLGRAYLEPESGRRQLLTPGTPVHASDRIVTESNGHVHIRFVDQALVSVRPDSRLYIVEYRFDPADPGQSSIKLNLQEGVTRSISGQGASAARDRFRLNTPIAAIGVRGTDFVVSATRDSVRALVNEGAIVLAPFSSDCTADSFGPCVVNAVELAGNSMQIAEMDGNAGMPQLLAGTLDREPDMMQSEVQAAIADSQGDVEEKTAGTDVVLENVTSRRVQADVAGMTAPRDTPPAPPVVTPVDFTPAQPVTVATVTERQLIWGRWAGGLGDLERITLAYADSRPDRDITVGNSQYVLFRDGNGVTKVQEGLGPISFSLTSAQAFHSSESGSITAMAVNGGTLDINFVNNQFSTQLNLNHSATGDMVFSAAGNLFEGGYFHSRSATERIAGAVSLDGKEAGYFFEKQLESGGIQGLTLWDRNN, encoded by the coding sequence ATGAATCCACACTTAGTCAGAATTTTAGCTGCCACACTGACAGTATGCATGGCATCTGTTGGTCATGCTGAAATGGCATCAGACGGTCAGAGCGCCGTTGGTGAGGTCAGTCTGGTGCTGGGCAGAGCCTATCTGGAGCCGGAAAGCGGGCGTCGCCAGTTGCTGACGCCGGGAACCCCGGTGCATGCCAGTGATCGCATAGTTACAGAGTCCAATGGGCATGTGCATATCCGTTTTGTGGACCAGGCCCTGGTCAGTGTGCGGCCAGACAGCCGTCTGTATATTGTCGAATACCGCTTTGACCCGGCTGACCCCGGGCAGTCCAGTATCAAGCTCAACCTGCAGGAAGGTGTCACGAGATCAATTTCCGGACAGGGTGCCAGCGCAGCCCGGGATCGCTTTCGCCTGAATACACCGATTGCGGCAATTGGCGTTCGTGGTACGGATTTTGTGGTCAGCGCCACGCGCGATTCCGTCCGCGCTCTGGTTAATGAGGGCGCTATTGTGCTGGCTCCGTTTTCTTCTGACTGTACGGCCGATTCCTTTGGGCCGTGTGTCGTCAATGCTGTGGAGCTGGCGGGCAACTCCATGCAGATCGCGGAAATGGATGGTAATGCAGGGATGCCGCAGCTGCTGGCCGGGACGTTGGACCGCGAGCCGGATATGATGCAATCCGAAGTGCAGGCCGCCATTGCCGACTCTCAGGGTGATGTCGAGGAAAAAACAGCCGGGACTGATGTTGTTCTGGAGAACGTGACTTCGCGTCGGGTTCAGGCTGATGTGGCAGGCATGACAGCACCCCGGGACACACCACCGGCTCCGCCGGTTGTGACCCCGGTAGATTTTACGCCGGCGCAGCCGGTCACCGTTGCGACTGTCACTGAGCGACAACTGATCTGGGGGCGCTGGGCTGGCGGGCTGGGAGATCTGGAGCGCATTACACTGGCTTACGCCGATTCGCGCCCCGACCGTGATATCACGGTGGGTAACAGTCAGTACGTGCTCTTCAGGGATGGCAATGGTGTTACCAAAGTTCAGGAAGGTCTTGGCCCTATCAGTTTTTCACTGACCAGTGCCCAGGCATTCCACAGTTCTGAAAGTGGCAGCATTACTGCCATGGCCGTTAATGGCGGCACACTGGATATCAACTTCGTGAATAACCAGTTTTCAACGCAACTGAACCTGAATCACAGCGCGACCGGGGACATGGTATTCAGTGCTGCAGGCAATCTGTTTGAGGGGGGATATTTTCATTCCCGTTCAGCCACCGAGCGAATCGCCGGAGCCGTTAGCCTTGATGGCAAAGAAGCCGGCTACTTTTTCGAAAAACAGCTGGAAAGCGGTGGTATTCAGGGGCTGACCCTGTGGGACAGGAATAATTGA
- a CDS encoding CHASE2 domain-containing protein gives MSLLRRMNSLLNPLTLALRMVPAGGRLMMLALSALLVAVLLMLFSPGLNTLEERLGAQGWLMLSDQQPEERITVVAIDEASLAEIGPWPWSREVMADLTRQLELAGVQLQLHDIVYPEARDGDDAFLAALQSARGAVLAQVPVLQSVQTVRTGLMTHPVTGISCQGDTAFSSSQSFVAPHSGFAGIAKGHIAPLVASDGTVREVPAFVCVDGQAFPALALSALFQATNARDWSAALSADNGWFGPELLLRLPAYPGLSIPLDGQGNLRVSYRQAPENFRAVSAADVINGRLPEGILDNTWVLLGATAFGMGDIVPTPYNGTTAGVEIQARLLTSLLDARMPYTPQIAPVLLTVLAGFFAAILLLLARGRERISTFGLPVAALAMPLVALSLHWYLLATYEIWLGWLAPAMFAMLAAGLLLVLEQGRLRAERARVYGNLSSYLPSEVAREIAFSLPTSSINAKRCDVTLLSADLRNFSAFGESRPPEESAALLHMFFVKSTQIIEKHGGRIHEFKGDGLLAVWDGQTESSARQALHAAQSMQQQILPDLPQNPPAGLEPLALGIGIEQGPALLGSIGPAQRRTHTLLGDTVTITLRIQEMTAELAHPILLGECVARQLIDLQPESQGSYLLDGLRTPHTLFAPANLPTTSSRNRAEQLNLKIVAGGRSA, from the coding sequence ATGTCCCTGTTGCGACGCATGAATTCTCTATTGAATCCGCTGACACTTGCGCTGCGCATGGTGCCCGCTGGCGGCAGGCTGATGATGCTGGCGTTATCGGCGCTGCTGGTTGCGGTTCTTCTGATGCTGTTTTCCCCTGGCCTCAATACTCTGGAGGAGCGCCTTGGGGCGCAGGGCTGGTTGATGCTGTCAGATCAGCAGCCGGAGGAGCGTATTACCGTTGTTGCCATAGATGAGGCAAGTCTGGCTGAGATCGGGCCCTGGCCCTGGTCCAGAGAAGTGATGGCGGATTTGACCCGACAGCTTGAGCTGGCGGGTGTTCAACTTCAGCTTCACGACATTGTCTATCCGGAAGCCCGCGACGGTGACGATGCGTTCTTGGCGGCTTTACAATCTGCCCGTGGCGCCGTTTTGGCTCAGGTGCCGGTGTTGCAGTCTGTCCAGACCGTGCGCACTGGACTGATGACTCATCCTGTGACGGGTATCAGCTGCCAGGGCGACACCGCATTCAGCAGCAGTCAGAGTTTTGTGGCACCGCATTCCGGTTTCGCCGGCATCGCGAAAGGACACATTGCGCCTCTGGTGGCCAGCGATGGCACGGTCCGTGAGGTGCCGGCATTTGTCTGTGTTGATGGACAGGCATTTCCCGCCCTGGCGTTGAGTGCGCTGTTCCAGGCCACCAATGCACGCGACTGGTCTGCTGCCCTGAGTGCTGACAATGGTTGGTTCGGACCGGAACTGCTGCTGCGGTTGCCCGCATATCCGGGCCTGAGCATTCCGCTTGATGGCCAGGGCAACCTGAGAGTGTCATACCGGCAGGCGCCGGAAAACTTTCGTGCGGTATCTGCTGCTGATGTTATCAACGGCCGACTCCCGGAAGGCATTCTCGATAACACCTGGGTCCTGCTTGGTGCCACGGCCTTTGGCATGGGCGATATTGTGCCTACTCCTTACAATGGCACAACGGCCGGCGTCGAGATCCAGGCCAGGCTGCTGACCAGCCTGCTTGATGCCCGTATGCCATACACACCGCAGATTGCGCCTGTGTTATTGACCGTGCTGGCCGGCTTTTTCGCAGCCATTCTATTGCTGCTGGCGCGCGGCCGGGAACGTATTTCAACCTTCGGTCTGCCGGTCGCGGCTTTGGCCATGCCGTTAGTGGCCCTGAGTCTGCACTGGTATCTGCTGGCCACTTATGAAATCTGGCTGGGCTGGTTAGCACCTGCGATGTTTGCAATGCTGGCGGCCGGGTTGTTGCTGGTCCTTGAGCAGGGCCGGCTGCGTGCCGAGCGCGCCAGGGTCTATGGCAATCTCAGCAGCTATCTCCCCAGTGAAGTTGCCAGAGAGATTGCGTTCAGCCTGCCCACCTCCAGCATCAACGCGAAACGTTGTGATGTCACGCTGCTGAGCGCGGATCTGCGTAACTTTTCGGCATTTGGGGAGTCACGGCCGCCTGAGGAGTCTGCCGCCCTGTTGCACATGTTTTTCGTTAAAAGCACACAGATCATTGAAAAGCACGGTGGCCGTATCCATGAGTTCAAGGGCGATGGCTTGTTGGCAGTCTGGGACGGTCAGACTGAATCGAGTGCCCGTCAGGCTTTGCATGCTGCACAAAGCATGCAGCAGCAGATTCTGCCTGATCTGCCGCAAAACCCGCCTGCTGGCCTCGAGCCGCTGGCGTTGGGCATTGGCATAGAACAGGGGCCGGCTCTTCTGGGATCCATTGGCCCGGCGCAGCGACGCACCCACACGCTGCTGGGGGACACGGTGACCATTACTCTCCGCATCCAGGAGATGACGGCCGAGCTTGCCCATCCCATATTGCTGGGGGAGTGTGTGGCCAGACAATTGATTGATTTGCAGCCCGAGTCACAGGGTAGTTATCTGCTTGATGGTCTGCGTACACCACATACCCTTTTTGCGCCTGCAAATCTGCCGACAACGTCTTCGCGGAACCGCGCAGAACAGCTTAACCTGAAGATCGTAGCGGGTGGACGATCTGCTTAG
- a CDS encoding tetratricopeptide repeat protein, giving the protein MPAFPCFSYNLSRRTLLLLALIIAAPGKLAAQSCPDMTPWLSLAADDDSWVTIESQLTPLMSRCLQDSNYFALLGAAQLNNGRLGSALESLERALLLNPDNGGAQIDYAQALFLQGQLFSALAMNEKLLARNDVPQDVRNLLQQRQQSWQSMTRQTGFLAEILAGHDNNLNSAPSPSQITLTLSGDSVVLPLNPEYQPVSGPYLNMRLAARYRQLTPQNQHNAILEVRGRVSEDRSSDMAQIDLRYAFIHPGSPLSWQASTAVNNLFYGGSPLYTATEAGGQIRMGGLSGCTPFLVAAAQHQLFHEQSRLNAVEGKLGIGGHCALNGASSQQVSAELSLLGNHPMHGNRPGGDRRGWQMTVDWQQPVGQGQLLVQLSHTRLQDSRGYNPLLADGAQRWLRRTYGLFQYSRPLNERLTLQLNLYRQYQGSNLELFRSTDATAELGVRYTF; this is encoded by the coding sequence ATGCCAGCCTTTCCATGCTTCTCTTATAATCTTTCCCGGCGCACCCTGCTCCTGCTGGCACTGATCATTGCCGCACCCGGTAAACTTGCCGCGCAGTCGTGTCCGGACATGACGCCATGGCTGAGCCTGGCCGCGGATGACGACTCATGGGTGACGATAGAGTCTCAGCTGACTCCCCTCATGTCTCGCTGCCTTCAGGACAGCAATTACTTTGCGTTGCTCGGAGCTGCGCAACTGAATAATGGCAGGCTCGGCTCAGCGCTTGAGTCACTGGAAAGAGCATTGCTGCTGAATCCGGATAACGGCGGCGCCCAGATCGACTATGCTCAGGCTCTTTTTCTGCAGGGGCAGTTGTTTTCAGCGCTGGCCATGAACGAAAAACTACTGGCACGCAATGATGTACCTCAGGATGTGCGGAATCTCCTGCAGCAACGACAACAAAGCTGGCAGTCAATGACTCGCCAGACAGGTTTTCTGGCGGAGATTCTGGCCGGCCATGACAATAATCTGAACAGCGCCCCATCACCGAGCCAGATAACCTTGACGCTATCTGGTGACTCCGTGGTATTGCCTCTGAATCCTGAATACCAGCCAGTCAGCGGTCCTTACCTGAACATGCGCCTGGCTGCTCGCTATCGCCAGCTCACGCCACAAAACCAGCATAATGCCATATTGGAAGTCCGTGGCAGAGTCAGTGAAGACCGTAGCTCGGATATGGCTCAGATTGACCTGCGCTACGCATTCATTCATCCTGGCTCGCCCCTGAGTTGGCAGGCCAGTACGGCTGTCAATAATCTTTTTTATGGCGGCAGCCCACTGTATACCGCTACCGAAGCCGGCGGACAGATTCGTATGGGCGGTTTGTCTGGTTGTACGCCCTTTTTGGTCGCGGCAGCTCAGCATCAGTTGTTTCATGAGCAAAGTCGCCTCAACGCTGTAGAGGGCAAGCTTGGTATTGGTGGGCATTGCGCTTTGAATGGCGCATCGTCACAACAGGTTTCTGCCGAGCTCAGTCTGCTTGGCAACCACCCCATGCATGGTAATCGGCCCGGTGGTGATCGGCGGGGCTGGCAGATGACGGTAGACTGGCAGCAGCCGGTTGGTCAGGGCCAGCTGCTGGTGCAGCTCAGCCATACGCGATTGCAGGACAGTCGTGGCTATAATCCCCTGCTTGCTGATGGAGCGCAACGCTGGTTACGTCGAACATACGGCTTGTTTCAGTACAGTCGGCCGCTTAACGAGCGCCTGACGCTACAGCTAAATCTCTATCGGCAATACCAGGGCAGTAATCTGGAGCTTTTCCGCAGCACCGACGCAACAGCAGAACTCGGTGTCAGATACACGTTCTGA
- a CDS encoding beta strand repeat-containing protein, with amino-acid sequence MANNITNEVQDQLISMVVGMHGAAPGKKILSDLAALYNADNSLAAIAATLGEGDLFTGIYPTFLTNQQFATNFVNNVVGSLVSQEEKDWAVGVLTADLNAGASRGEVAYSAILALREVASTEPNWGDASAAFANKMEVATYYTVTKQLDAGTLAELQEVIADVDNTEQSVTDAKAEADGTSSKGQTYSLTTGVDTLVGTSANDTFNAANTTFTALDSIDGGAGADVLNVNDVAGATAIPGGIKLSNVETLNWASAGTVAINTSGSTITGLEKVNITNSTGTVSVTAASGQAVDVVGSGGLVTLSGGASQTVASSGGVTLSGSKGAITVTDTAQGAQASTINGGTDVTLTTTSNDTTNTAHITIGNTAVPTGEVTVVQNAKMTATGTAGDISIKGGSEVDLTINSSNSNGNTTTAGAISIDANGTAKSVSVTQSTVATAAATAAAVAAVTETASAKFVALAAGDTLVVDGLTFTAGASGTTAAQTAAAFANLSATATQGNSTLGTYQGTFGGNWTTGAASTDTVVFTSTAAGNVGDLTFAGTGTAPTLTITQGVAASAAAGRAGVVNGAVTITDGAATDVLESVSVNEYGANASVTSDALKTLSLANSGAGTFSVTNTKQTTLDLTVNDVDAGVNIGGTYTTVNATATGTNSVFSLTAGGVTTLNVAGDKLMNLSGAALGALKTVAVSESASLTLNAGEAGTLTSVNSSATTGTVTATIDSTKATYTGGAGVDNVTFSNTTAASKAVSLGGGNDKLTLATGTAIPTATLNGGEGTDTLSMTASDAVTQSGSTAFSTKVIGFEVLEVTGAAGAQAIDLEALGNYNSVSSAGTAGTLTLNKMASGGTLTITGATTGGHTVAIKDAATGTADVLNVVVSSAASLAGGTVTAANVETINITSTDTTTPFNAAHTLTLVATKATTVDLAGNAALTLTNTGNTAQTAIDASDMTGALTVTAAGTTATTITGGSGNDNLTASTGTVADTLIGGAGNDTLTSNQGLTTLTGGAGADTFVIVAPANLNSYSTITDASAGDKIQLPNQGTETFQKSAVTLAATAVFQDYANAAVNAGGDASTNGYIAWFQFGGDTYIVQSNTDKTTTPDFQNGTDVIVKLSGLVDLSSASLNTGTPTLLLG; translated from the coding sequence ATGGCTAACAACATCACGAATGAAGTGCAGGATCAACTGATCAGTATGGTCGTTGGTATGCACGGCGCTGCACCTGGCAAGAAAATCCTGTCAGATCTGGCTGCGCTGTACAACGCAGATAACAGCCTGGCTGCGATTGCTGCGACGCTTGGTGAAGGTGATCTGTTCACCGGAATCTATCCTACGTTTCTGACTAACCAGCAGTTCGCCACAAACTTCGTCAACAACGTTGTTGGCTCTCTGGTTTCCCAGGAAGAGAAAGACTGGGCTGTTGGTGTCCTGACAGCTGACCTGAATGCCGGCGCCAGCCGCGGCGAAGTGGCTTACTCAGCTATTCTGGCCCTGCGCGAAGTGGCTTCAACTGAGCCGAACTGGGGTGATGCCTCAGCGGCATTCGCCAACAAAATGGAAGTAGCAACTTACTACACCGTGACCAAGCAGCTGGATGCTGGCACACTGGCTGAGCTGCAGGAAGTTATCGCTGACGTTGACAACACTGAGCAGAGCGTGACTGATGCCAAGGCTGAAGCTGATGGTACTTCGTCCAAAGGTCAGACTTACAGCCTGACAACCGGTGTTGATACGCTGGTGGGTACGTCTGCCAACGATACGTTCAATGCGGCCAACACAACATTCACAGCGCTGGATTCAATCGATGGTGGCGCGGGTGCGGACGTGCTGAACGTCAATGACGTGGCTGGTGCTACTGCGATTCCTGGCGGCATCAAGCTGTCTAATGTTGAAACTCTGAACTGGGCATCTGCCGGCACTGTAGCGATCAACACCTCAGGTTCTACCATTACTGGTCTGGAAAAGGTCAACATCACCAACTCAACCGGTACTGTCAGCGTGACCGCGGCATCTGGCCAGGCAGTAGATGTTGTTGGCTCCGGTGGTCTGGTTACTCTCTCTGGCGGCGCGTCACAGACAGTTGCTTCTTCTGGTGGTGTGACGCTGTCCGGCTCCAAAGGTGCCATTACAGTAACTGACACGGCTCAGGGCGCTCAGGCATCCACCATTAACGGTGGTACCGATGTTACCTTGACGACAACGTCTAACGACACCACTAACACTGCACACATCACTATCGGCAACACCGCTGTTCCGACAGGTGAAGTAACGGTTGTGCAGAATGCCAAAATGACTGCTACCGGTACGGCTGGTGATATTTCTATTAAAGGCGGTAGTGAGGTTGATCTGACGATCAACTCAAGCAACTCTAACGGTAACACCACCACTGCCGGCGCAATCTCTATTGATGCCAATGGTACAGCCAAGTCAGTGTCTGTGACTCAGAGTACTGTTGCAACTGCTGCTGCCACTGCCGCTGCTGTTGCTGCAGTGACTGAAACAGCCAGCGCCAAGTTTGTGGCACTGGCTGCCGGTGATACACTGGTTGTTGACGGCCTGACCTTCACGGCCGGTGCTTCTGGTACCACTGCAGCACAGACTGCTGCAGCCTTTGCCAATCTGTCTGCTACTGCAACCCAGGGTAACTCCACACTTGGTACCTATCAGGGTACTTTCGGCGGCAACTGGACTACAGGCGCAGCGTCTACTGATACCGTTGTGTTCACCAGCACGGCTGCCGGCAACGTGGGCGACTTGACGTTTGCTGGTACCGGTACTGCACCGACCCTCACAATCACGCAAGGTGTGGCTGCATCTGCTGCTGCCGGCCGTGCCGGTGTGGTTAACGGCGCTGTCACCATTACTGATGGCGCTGCAACAGACGTACTTGAGTCTGTGTCTGTCAATGAGTACGGCGCCAACGCGTCTGTCACTTCAGATGCACTGAAGACACTGTCACTGGCCAACTCTGGCGCGGGTACTTTCTCGGTAACCAACACCAAACAGACCACACTGGATCTGACAGTGAATGACGTTGATGCCGGTGTAAACATTGGTGGTACTTACACCACGGTTAACGCAACGGCGACCGGTACCAACTCTGTGTTCAGCCTGACTGCCGGTGGTGTTACTACCCTGAATGTGGCGGGTGACAAATTGATGAACCTGAGCGGTGCTGCTCTGGGTGCCCTGAAGACTGTAGCGGTTAGCGAGTCTGCCAGTCTGACATTGAATGCTGGCGAAGCAGGCACGCTGACCAGCGTTAACAGCTCTGCCACTACCGGTACCGTGACAGCCACTATCGACAGCACAAAAGCCACTTATACTGGTGGTGCTGGTGTGGATAACGTCACCTTCTCCAACACTACAGCAGCAAGCAAGGCTGTTAGCCTGGGCGGTGGTAACGACAAGCTGACCCTGGCAACAGGTACGGCCATCCCGACTGCTACGCTGAACGGTGGTGAAGGTACTGATACACTGTCAATGACAGCTTCTGATGCAGTGACTCAGAGTGGTTCTACAGCGTTCTCAACCAAAGTCATCGGCTTTGAAGTGCTGGAAGTGACTGGCGCGGCTGGTGCACAGGCCATTGATCTGGAAGCCCTGGGTAACTACAACAGTGTTTCTTCTGCCGGTACAGCAGGCACCCTGACGCTGAACAAAATGGCTTCAGGCGGCACGCTGACGATTACTGGTGCAACCACTGGTGGCCACACTGTCGCCATCAAGGATGCCGCAACCGGTACAGCTGACGTACTGAACGTAGTAGTGAGTTCCGCAGCCAGCCTGGCTGGTGGCACAGTAACAGCGGCCAATGTTGAGACCATCAACATTACGTCCACTGATACAACCACGCCTTTCAACGCGGCACACACACTGACCCTGGTTGCCACAAAGGCGACAACAGTGGATCTGGCCGGTAACGCAGCACTGACACTGACCAATACGGGCAACACAGCTCAGACAGCGATTGATGCGTCTGACATGACAGGTGCCCTGACAGTGACTGCAGCAGGTACTACTGCAACGACCATTACGGGTGGTTCAGGCAATGACAACCTGACGGCGTCAACAGGTACAGTAGCTGACACACTGATTGGTGGTGCTGGTAATGACACTCTGACTTCTAACCAGGGTCTGACGACTCTGACTGGTGGTGCAGGTGCTGATACCTTTGTTATCGTCGCTCCGGCCAACCTGAACTCTTACTCCACCATCACGGATGCGTCCGCTGGTGACAAGATTCAGTTGCCGAACCAGGGTACTGAGACCTTCCAGAAGTCTGCTGTGACTCTGGCGGCGACAGCGGTATTCCAGGACTACGCAAACGCAGCGGTTAATGCGGGTGGTGACGCCAGCACTAATGGCTACATTGCCTGGTTCCAGTTCGGCGGCGATACCTACATCGTCCAGAGCAACACCGACAAGACAACTACGCCGGACTTCCAGAACGGCACTGACGTTATCGTCAAACTGTCCGGTCTGGTTGATCTGAGTTCAGCATCGCTGAACACAGGTACGCCGACACTGTTGCTGGGATAA